One segment of Babesia bigemina genome assembly Bbig001, chromosome : II DNA contains the following:
- a CDS encoding cation transporting ATPase, putative produces the protein MAQPDHTRRVFRYVGRHAAFAQFSIAVLGIALAAAALHFRKIWALFSKPAEEAAESVAEGEVKVIRVDYAAIAARLRAMDTSECFLLVLFVVVCLVAAAMLLSLWYIPVRLFLFYESCPFVEGSDEYREYVLRKGTHVYIIGIKPSADSTEERRAIPSVITQLLRSKLYSYYTHGHRKYVLNERSCEFEAVEHIDSVDVKVLEAWRGLSAKDKVSTRVSGIERSLVVCEDTFGDNDYQIPPCDFWKMLFDAFLSPFFLFQLLASILWIFDSYWYYSCMTIFSIITIEVQMVKKNIREYDRINSMRIPPADVLVYRDGKWTTISSAQLYPGDIFLLTHDAAAESTVVRADCLILSGEVVVDESILTGESVPQFKSALDLRLVRSQKGALTEADSEMRQSTVFAGTSIMLCRADGQSFGAVKPPKQGCVCVVLRTGFESYQGRLVNAIIRSGDRVTASNTEGWCFLAILLTFALVSCTFVVRRLPTATLKKLILTTLHIITAVIPPEFSVILSLAVSLAILQLHGKGMYCTEPFRVPYAGDLGVCAFDKTGTLTEDQMKVVGVVVGNDVSSLQTQPGQQAQSAPLPIASALVVGGCHSLSRVSGNIVGDPMEKAAFEHFGWTLSADNKSVEGLNPWFYESGKKLAPAKVTVLRRWQFVSELGRMSTIAVIGGRTTYWQKPLEGAQAGSSGGNSHQSASTELKHGEGYLRLDNSYDGDVMLLCKGAPERVRPLLREVPEYYDELYQQLAIGGMRVLTLACRKLPITPTEVPSVVREEVESSLEFVGFLALESPIRSSSVICMRQLDGHKLIMITGDNVLTACHVADAVEMGDRSNVDLSTSARKSWGDFAILVPEEGGFCWRLRNGNPVPRVAKSGDFVDHMNEIKQSMRLCVTGPAIDALVDYERRSGRKVLAEIVLNTTVFARVSPQQKKFVVRTFKRAGMKTAMCGDGTNDMAALKVAHVGISLLKSAFKKPHKELTNKLGDMIRKQPHQLQREALEKLQRDLQDGMPELKLGEASIASPFTYRKNDVLCVPLLVRSGRCALTTVVLLHKVMGVNSLITSLGMSVLSMDGVGLSEAQATVSSLMYTFMLMALSKSKPAQEHSSKRPEKSIFRPASFTSFVLQCCLHVSVILHLWGIGKSLRAPDYVPNLDAPFAPNIVNTVIYYGCLVISIAGFLSNYRGYPYMQPLWENKFLSRPLAAAALFVLVLASDLFRPLNDYLSLVEIPNHTVRLHVIAVLAIDILGAVAIERLCRRLLSRS, from the coding sequence ATGGCTCAGCCGGACCACACACGCCGAGTGTTCCGCTATGTCGGACGCCACGCAGCGTTTGCGCAATTCAGCATCGCTGTGCTCGGCATTGCGCTGGCCGCTGCCGCGCTACACTTCCGGAAGATATGGGCGCTGTTCTCGAAGCCTGCCGAGGAGGCCGCCGAAAGCGTCGCAGAGGGTGAAGTCAAGGTGATTCGCGTGGACTATGCGGCAATAGCTGCCAGGCTTAGGGCGATGGACACGTCGGAGTGCTTTTTGCTCGTGCTGTTCGTCGTTGTGTGCCTAGTGGCGGCTGCCATGCTGCTCAGCCTCTGGTACATCCCAGTGCGTCTCTTTTTGTTCTACGAGTCGTGCCCATTTGTCGAGGGATCTGACGAATACCGGGAGTACGTGCTCAGGAAGGGAACTCACGTGTACATCATTGGCATCAAGCCTTCGGCCGACTCCACCGAGGAACGTAGGGCCATTCCGAGCGTGAtaacgcagctgctgcgctcGAAGCTGTACAGCTATTACACTCACGGCCACCGGAAATATGTGCTCAACGAGCGTAGCTGCGAATTCGAggctgtggagcacatcgaCTCtgtcgacgtcaaggtCCTCGAGGCGTGGCGGGGGCTGTCTGCGAAGGACAAGGTCAGCACCAGGGTTTCGGGCATTGAAAGGTCGCTGGTTGTGTGTGAGGACACGTTCGGCGACAACGACTACCAGATTCCGCCGTGCGACTTTTGGAAGATGCTGTTCGACGCCTTTCTCAGCCCGTTCTTCCTGTtccagctgctggcgtCGATACTGTGGATTTTCGACAGCTACTGGTACTACTCGTGCATGACGATATTCTCCATCATCACCATCGAGGTGCAGATGGTCAAGAAGAACATCCGAGAGTACGACCGCATCAACTCCATGCGCATTCCCCCTGCCGACGTCCTGGTGTATCGTGATGGCAAGTGGACGACTATATCGAGTGCACAACTATATCCTGGTGATATTTTCCTGCTGACGCAcgacgcagcagctgagTCAACGGTCGTTCGTGCCGATTGCCTCATTTTATCAGGAGAGGTTGTGGTCGACGAGTCTATCCTCACTGGAGAATCTGTGCCCCAGTTCAAGTCAGCTCTCGATCTGCGACTTGTGCGGTCCCAGAAGGGCGCCTTGACGGAAGCGGATAGTGAGATGAGGCAGAGCACCGTTTTCGCCGGAACGTCCATCATGCTGTGCCGTGCTGACGGCCAATCGTTCGGTGCTGTCAAGCCTCCTAAACAAGGGTGCGTCTGCGTGGTActgcgcacggggttcgaaTCGTACCAGGGTCGTTTGGtcaacgccatcatccGGTCAGGCGACCGTGTTACTGCTTCGAACACTGAAGGCTGGTGCTTCTTGGCAATCCTGCTGACGTTTGCGCTGGTGTCATGCACCTTCGTCGTCAGGAGACTGCCAACGGCCACCCTCAAGAAGTTGATCCTGACTACTCTGCACATCATAACTGCAGTCATACCTCCCGAGTTCTCAGTCATCTTGTCGTTGGCGGTCTCGCTCGCCATCCTGCAACTCCACGGCAAGGGCATGTACTGCACAGAGCCGTTCAGGGTGCCGTACGCAGGTGATCTGGGTGTATGCGCATTTGACAAGACTGGCACTCTTACCGAGGACCAGATGAAGGTGGTGGGTGTCGTAGTGGGCAACGACGTGTCCTCTCTGCAGACGCAGCCGGGCCAACAGGCCCAGTCAGCACCACTACCCATCGCCTCCGCTTTGGTGGTGGGAGGCTGCCACTCACTGTCACGCGTCTCCGGGAACATAGTTGGCGACCCCATGGAAAAGGCTGCTTTCGAGCATTTCGGATGGACTTTGAGTGCGGACAACAAATCAGTAGAGGGCCTGAACCCTTGGTTTTACGAATCTGGGAAGAAGTTGGCGCCAGCCAAGGTCACCGTGCTTAGGAGATGGCAATTCGTTTCTGAGCTCGGCAGGATGTCGACAATCGCGGTAATCGGCGGCCGCACAACATACTGGCAGAAACCTTTAGAGGGAGCTCAAGCAGGGTCGTCTGGCGGCAACAGCCACCAATCGGCGTCTACAGAGCTTAAGCATGGAGAGGGATACCTCAGACTGGATAACAGTTACGATGGTGATGTAATGCTGTTGTGCAAAGGTGCTCCCGAACGCGTTCGCCCACTTTTACGTGAAGTTCCGGAGTATTATGACGAGCTCTACCAACAACTGGCGATCGGTGGTATGCGTGTACTCACGCTAGCATGCAGGAAGCTGCCCATCACGCCAACCGAGGTCCCGTCGGTAGTCCGGGAGGAAGTCGAATCATCTCTGGAGTTCGTAGGGTTCCTGGCTCTGGAGTCGCCCATCAGGTCATCGTCTGTGATATGCATGAGACAACTAGATGGCCACAAACTTATCATGATCACTGGAGACAACGTGCTCACTGCGTGCCACGTCGCCGACGCCGTCGAGATGGGTGACAGGAGCAATGTCGACCTAAGCACCTCTGCCCGCAAGAGCTGGGGCGACTTCGCCATCCTGGTACCGGAGGAAGGCGGTTTCTGCTGGAGGCTGCGTAACGGAAACCCTGTACCGCGTGTTGCAAAATCTGGAGATTTCGTGGATCACATGAACGAAATCAAGCAATCCATGCGGCTGTGCGTCACTGGTCCGGCCATAGACGCTCTTGTCGACTACGAGCGCCGTAGCGGGCGCAAGGTGCTGGCCGAGATCGTGCTCAACACCACCGTGTTCGCGAGGGTATCTCCGCAGCAGAAGAAGTTTGTGGTGCGCACTTTCAAGCGTGCCGGCATGAAAACTGCCATGTGCGGCGACGGTACCAACGACATGGCGGCCCTCAAAGTCGCTCACGTGGGCATCTCGCTGCTGAAAAGCGCGTTCAAGAAGCCGCATAAGGAGCTCACAAACAAGCTGGGCGACATGATTCGCAAGCAACCGCATCAACTGCAACGCGAGGCTctggagaagctgcagcgcgaccTCCAGGACGGCATGCCAGAATTGAAGCTCGGGGAGGCTAGCATAGCGTCGCCATTCACGTACCGCAAGAACGACGTCCTCTGCGTGCCACTTCTGGTCCGCAGCGGCAGGTGCGCTCTAACAACAGTCGTGCTGCTCCACAAGGTCATGGGCGTAAACTcgctcatcacatcgctgGGGATGTCGGTGCTATCCATGGACGGTGTGGGGCTCAGCGAGGCTCAGGCCACGGTCTCCTCACTGATGTACACCTTCATGCTGATGGCGCTCTCAAAGTCGAAGCCCGCGCAGGAACACAGCTCCAAGCGCCCTGAGAAGTCCATCTTCCGACCAGCCAGCTTCACAAGCTTCGTGTTGCAGTGCTGCCTCCACGTGTCGGTCATTTTGCATCTGTGGGGTATTGGCAAGTCCTTGAGGGCACCCGACTACGTGCCCAATCTAGACGCCCCATTCGCGCCTAACATCGTCAACACGGTGATCTACTACGGCTGCCTTGTGATCAGCATCGCAGGGTTCCTGTCCAACTACCGGGGGTACCCATATATGCAGCCGTTGTGGGAGAACAAGTTCTTGTCGAGACCGCTGGCCGCCGCAGCGCTGTTCGTGCTCGTACTCGCCAGTGACCTGTTCAGGCCGCTCAACGATTACCTCTCGCTGGTCGAGATTCCCAACCACACGGTGCGCTTGCACGTGATTGCGGTACTTGCAATCGACATCCTGGGTGCTGTGGCAATAGAGCGGT
- a CDS encoding Thioredoxin-like protein 1, translating to MVQSRAGPFNGRMLWRNELNRLFRQGRTGGCEPVNLAVVGRCIDYTTSTALNALDGYGKLSEVLVSTSPNTPPMVSDVDEQLILKVFFLDPVSIVSIQLCCDAPPDDLEASKPKTVRLYTNRTEFDFSESDSVIPQHEIVLNEVSVGEKQTLKGTKFDRVTSLQIFIVDNLEGKERTYLQRLILMGTVHRPYPDR from the exons ATGGTTCAATCTCGAGCTGGGCCTttcaacgggcggatgctCTGGCGCAACGAGCTGAATCGCCTCTTCAGGCAGGGAAGGACGGGCGGCTGCGAACCTGTCAACCTCGCCGTCGTAGGAAGGTGTATCGACTACACCACTTCAACGGCACTCAATGCGCTGGATGGATACGGGAAGCTGTCCGAAGTGCTGGTCTCCACGTCGCCGAACACCCCTCCGATGGTCTCCGACGTTGACGAGCAACTCATACTGAAGGTATTCTTCTTGGACCCAGTGAGCATCGTCTCAATCCAACTGTGCTGCGACGCGCCACCGGATGACCTAGAAGCCTCGAAACCCAAGACTGTTCGG CTATACACCAACCGGACGGAGTTCGACTTCAGTGAATCGGATTCCGTGATACCACAACACGAAATCGTTTTAAATGAAGTTTCAGTCGGAGAAAAACAGACACTCAAGGGCACAAAGTTCGACAGGGTCACCAGCCTGCAAATTTTCATAGTAGACAACCTGGAGGGAAAGGAGCGCACGTATCTCCAACGACTTATCCTCATGGGCACAGTGCACCGACCATATCCTGATAGGTAG
- a CDS encoding ribosomal protein L37a, putative: MSKRTKKVGVTGKYGVRYGASLRKQARKILLLQHTAYNCPFCGKDATRWKAVGIWECKRCKRRVAGGAWSLGTSTGATIKSTIERLYKQNVEAQ, encoded by the exons ATGTCCAAGCGCACGAAGAAG GTCGGCGTCACCGGCAAGTACGGTGTCCGTTACGGTGCCTCCCTGAGGAAGCAGGCTCGCAAGATCCTGCTGTTGCAGCACACCGCCTACAACTGCCCGTTCTGTGGAAAG GACGCCACCCGCTGGAAGGCCGTTGGCATCTGGGAATGCAAGCGCTGCAAGAGGCGTGTTGCCGGAGGTGCGTGGTCGTTGGGCACTTCGACCGGTGCGACCATCAAGTCCACCATTGAGCGTCTGTACAAGCAGAACGTTGAGGCGCAGTAA
- a CDS encoding hypothetcial protein, putative: MMPRTSSLLSDFSSPGSYLSGPMDESGPITSEGDDFSIIIPRNMQRTNSKSMLTDDHTFMLNLPMNMESTVVDLRSLSTEGLPSPSKFSIAKMLARNSMLEQAMQFTNTNGYRNLSHLGGRVMAQHDRHWERAMIQRDANMALQLEDCREANFADYVHYDPEEFEEASPTPSFSDEDSSEVRIGIPLRSCTLHAPKPRKRGVVEELVSRGVSPGEVAKLSDLFEYPSCLKAVDMSFIPWIKTQTEQGYWRNEAALFVLCVTMAISVGNVETLFKLNASWSGMVFLVPYFFAYILVVQPMICLELMLGQLYRGGQSAIYDKLRRGCSGLGTAIVVICLCSGCFACARCAAEYILYIFDIFKRQVPWKLAPEEITMCNEITDRDICMQKIPMCYFANDVCVPSALGKAYLAYQSKFYTATNEVLNFEPSLAWAIVGTYGIVSVFQFAGMGNFTFSASLVIIIAFFVTHIQVGSAECARHGAQAFTAITLDGGTDFLWESFRNLDWSHLYRSSRIWSHSLRSCMYEYIIGSGIYTTLAAKSRIGYDISKETVGVGIFSGYVTMLLFGTACALIGHYAKLLRLKPIDIMWMLGQDCSYILLPLGFKSTENMERTLCMLQFSCCVVMLCSTLAIQIEVAVANIKDLPWLGINKLHRRWTSLCIILVLMCSSLMLCSRTGKRVVWFLEIAVGDLGRAFTVFIASIVVGWLYGCDKQKEALGTKAVYTFNAVFWAFNFVAFLCETSDEYLWAIVWWFMRAAGIAVALAAAYHFNQQDPERSKTLSECAWWLCCGNVEQLRMEICRISPLSNVGGLPMKIFWSICIKWFVPCMMSNTIADVFEEIVAPHRVAVQVNKIPPGWQWVTILLWAFLICIVFVPPILLWVAPNLVPVYETIDLSSIPSCPVKHSFWQNLVPRNLFRELYCDNGRVKPKVT; encoded by the coding sequence ATGATGCCGCGTACGAGCTCCCTGCTGTCCGACTTCTCCTCGCCGGGCTCGTACCTGTCCGGTCCGATGGACGAAAGCGGACCAATCACCTCGGAGGGAGATGACTTCAGCATCATCATACCGAGGAACATGCAGCGAACAAACTCCAAGTCGATGCTTACCGACGATCACACCTTCATGCTCAATTTGCCGATGAACATGGAGTCGACCGTCGTAGACCTCAGATCGCTCTCCACGGAAGGGTTGCCCTCGCCTTCGAAGTTCAGCATCGCAAAAATGCTGGCGCGCAACTCCATGCTGGAGCAGGCGATGCAGTTCACCAACACCAACGGATACAGGAACCTCTCGCACCTGGGCGGACGGGTGATGGCACAGCACGACCGACACTGGGAGCGGGCAATGATACAGCGAGACGCGAACATGGCGCTGCAACTCGAGGACTGCAGAGAGGCCAACTTCGCAGATTACGTACACTACGACCCGGAGGAGTTCGAGGAGGCCTCACCGACGCCCTCGTTCAGCGACGAGGATTCTAGCGAAGTACGTATCGGGAtaccgctgcgcagctgcacTCTGCATGCTCCGAAGCCGCGCAAGCGTGGCGTTGTCGAGGAGCTAGTATCGCGCGGGGTCTCGCCGGGTGAGGTCGCCAAGTTGTCCGACCTCTTCGAGTACCCGTCGTGCCTCAAAGCCGTAGACATGTCGTTCATACCGTGGATCAAGACGCAGACGGAACAGGGCTACTGGCGAAACGAGGCCGCGCTCTTCGTGCTCTGCGTCACCATGGCCATCAGCGTCGGCAACGTCGAGACACTCTTCAAGCTCAACGCCTCATGGTCGGGGATGGTATTCCTGGTGCCCTACTTCTTCGCCTACATCCTGGTCGTGCAGCCCATGATCTGCCTCGAGCTTATGCTGGGGCAGCTATACCGAGGCGGACAGAGCGCCATATACGACAAGCTGCGCCGGGGGTGCAGCGGACTGGGCACggccatcgtcgtcatttGCCTCTGCTCAGGCTGTTTCGCCTGCGCCAGGTGCGCGGCGGAGTACATCCTCTACATTTTCGACATATTCAAGCGCCAGGTGCCGTGGAAGCTCGCGCCCGAAGAAATCACCATGTGCAACGAAATCACAGACCGTGATATTTGCATGCAAAAAATACCCATGTGCTACTTCGCAAACGACGTGTGCGTGCCCAGCGCCCTGGGCAAGGCGTACTTGGCGTATCAAAGCAAGTTTTACACGGCGACCAATGAGGTGCTGAACTTCGAGCCCTCGCTCGCGTGGGCCATCGTGGGCACATACGGCATAGTCTCCGTGTTCCAGTTTGCGGGGATGGGCAACTTCACCTTCTCGGCGTCCCTGGTTATCATCATCGCATTCTTCGTCACGCACATACAGGTGGGTAGCGCCGAGTGCGCACGTCATGGCGCGCAGGCTTTCACGGCGATCACGCTGGACGGGGGCACGGACTTCCTCTGGGAGAGCTTCAGGAACCTGGATTGGAGCCACCTATACCGAAGCAGCCGCATATGGTCGCACTCCTTGCGGTCGTGCATGTACGAGTACATCATCGGCAGCGGCATATACACCACGCTGGCGGCAAAGTCGCGAATCGGCTACGACATATCCAAGGAGACGGTCGGCGTGGGCATTTTTTCGGGGTAcgtgacgatgctactctTCGGAACGGCGTGCGCACTCATCGGACACTACGCCAAGTTGCTGCGCCTCAAGCCCATCGATATCATGTGGATGCTCGGACAGGACTGCAGCTACATACTGCTGCCGCTCGGATTCAAGTCCACGGAGAACATGGAGCGCACGCTCTGCATGCTTCAgttcagctgctgcgtggTCATGCTCTGCTCCACGCTCGCCATACAAATCGAGGTCGCGGTCGCCAACATCAAGGACCTCCCCTGGCTGGGCATCAACAAGCTGCACAGACGCTGGACGAGCCTATGCATCATACTGGTGCTCATGTGCTCCTCGCTGATGCTCTGCTCGAGGACGGGCAAGCGCGTGGTTTGGTTCCTCGAAATCGCCGTTGGCGACCTCGGGCGCGCGTTCACGGTGTTCATCGCCTCCATCGTCGTCGGCTGGCTATACGGATGCGACAAGCAGAAGGAGGCGCTCGGAACAAAGGCAGTGTACACGTTCAACGCGGTTTTCTGGGCCTTTAATTTCGTCGCGTTCCTTTGCGAAACCTCAGACGAGTATCTCTGGGCGATAGTCTGGTGGTTCATGCGGGCGGCCGGCATTGCCGTCGCGCTCGCAGCAGCCTACCACTTCAACCAGCAGGACCCGGAGCGCAGTAAAACGCTCAGCGAGTGCGCGTGGTGGCTCTGCTGCGGCAACGTGGAGCAGCTCAGGATGGAAATCTGCCGCATCAGCCCGCTCAGCAACGTCGGCGGACTGCCCATGAAGATCTTCTGGTCAATCTGCATCAAGTGGTTCGTGCCCTGCATGATGAGCAACACCATCGCGGACGTGTTCGAGGAGATCGTCGCGCCACACCGCGTCGCCGTGCAGGTCAACAAAATCCCACCCGGATGGCAGTGGGTCACCATCCTGCTCTGGGCCTTCCTGATCTGCATCGTCTTCGTACCGCCGATCCTGCTCTGGGTCGCGCCCAACCTCGTGCCGGTCTACGAAACCATAGACCTCTCGAGCATACCCTCATGCCCCGTGAAGCACTCGTTCTGGCAGAACCTCGTGCCCCGCAACCTGTTCCGCGAGTTGTACTGCGACAACGGGAGAGTGAAACCCAAGGTCACTTAA
- a CDS encoding eIF-4A-like DEAD family RNA helicase, putative, whose amino-acid sequence MTKGKGAVPAEDLVDYEEQEAGQVSTRTVIKSATVAKTGRDDGTMGRGSYVAIHASGFRDFFLKPEILRAIGDAGFEHPSEVQHETIPHAITGVDILCQAKSGMGKTAVFVLSVLQQLDVQEDGTLAGGMKRDAGGDVVAPGGDRVACLGISHTRELAYQIKNEFDRFAKYMTGVRCEVVYGGVPIARDIAMLKDPAKCPHILVGTPGRLLALIRGKHLSMEGIRHFVLDECDKCLEKLDMRSDVQAIFMSTPKKKQVMFFSATMNNEVRDVCKRFVQSPVEVFVDDESKLTLHGLLQYYIKLSESDKNRKLNDLLDTLEFNQVIIFVKSISRAQTLDNLLNECNFPSIAIHAGLEQTERIARYTQFKNFDKRIMVSTDLFGRGIDVERVNIVINYDMPDSTDSYLHRVGRAGRFGTKGLAITFVATQDDSNALADVQKRFEVDIPEMPESIDTSLYYLSMRIFACRPRGLPSFGLGLWEVWIKRWLYSTPLTTTRLHTLKSEMRLGTHCPSPDGCAIDSENAVIPAAAREVFMIPTACVKC is encoded by the exons ATGACGAAGGGTAAGGGCGCCGTGCCGGCGGAGGACTTGGTGGACTATGAGGAGCAAGAAGCCGGCCAGGTCTCCACGCGCACGGTGATTAAATCGGCGACGGTCGCCAAAACCGGCCGCGATGACGGTACTATGGGCCGTGGCAGTTACGTCGCCATTCACGCGAGCGGTTTCCGTGACTTCTTCCTGAAGCCCGAGATTTTGAGAGCCATCGGTGACGCCGGTTTCGAGCACCCGTCGGAGGTCCAGCACGAGACCATTCCTCACGCCATCACTGGTGTGGACATTTTGTGCCAGGCCAAGTCCGGTATGGGAAAGACCGCCGTGTTCGTGCTGTCcgttctgcagcagctggatgTGCAAGAAGACGGGACCCTTGCTGGTGGTATGAAGCGTGACGCCGGAGGTGACGTCGTTGCTCCTGGAGGTGACCGTGTGGCGTGCCTTGGAATCAGCCACACCCGTGAGCTTGCGTACCAGATCAAGAACGAGTTCGACCGTTTCGCCAAGTACATGACCGGTGTGCGCTGCGAGGTTGTTTACGGAGGTGTGCCGATCGCTCGCGACATTGCGATGCTGAAAGACCCCGCCAAGTGCCCGCACATTCTCGTGGGTACTCCCGGTAGACTGCTCGCTCTCATCCGCGGTAAGCATTTGAGCATGGAGGGTATCCGCCACTTCGTGCTCGACGAGTGTGACAAGTGTCTTGAGAAGCTTGACATGCGTTCTGACGTCCAGGCGATCTTCATGTCTACGCCGAAGAAGAAGCAGGTTATGTTCTTCTCCGCCACCATGAACAACGAGGTACGTGACGTGTGCAAGCGTTTCGTGCAGTCGCCTGTGGAGGTGTTCGTGGACGACGAGTCGAAGCTGACGCTCCACGGTCTCCTGCAGTACTACATTAAGCTTTCTGAGAGCGACAAGAATCGCAAGCTGAACGACCTGCTCGACACTCTGGAGTTCAACCAGGTCATCATTTTCGTGAAGTCCATTTCGAGGGCTCAGACGCTCGACAACCTGCTCAATGAGTGCAACTTCCCGTCAATCGCCATACACGCTGGGCTTGAGCAGACCGAGCGCATCGCTCGCTACACTCAGTTCAAAAACTTCGACAAGCGCATCATGGTCTCGACCGACCTGTTCGGAAGGGGCATCGACGTTGAGCGTGTGAACATCGTTATCAACTACGACATGCCCGACTCCACCGACTCGTACCTGCACCGCGTGGGCCGCGCGGGTAGGTTCGGCACGAAGGGGCTCGCAATCACCTTTGTTGCGACGCAGGATGACTCGAATGCCCTGGCCGACGTGCAAAAGAGATTCGAGGTCGACATCCCCGAAATGCCggagtccatcgacacCTCTCTGTACT ATTTGTCTATGCGCATATTTGCGTGCCGTCCACGCGGGCTGCCCAGTTTCGGGCTCGGCCTGTGGGAGGTCTGGATAAAGCGGTGGTTGTACAGTACTCCG CTGACGACAACCAGGTTGCACACGCTCAAGAGCGAAATGAGACTTGGCACCCATTGCCCGAGCCCCGACGGTTGCGCTATCGATAGTGAGAACGCCGTGATTCCGGCCGCCGCCCGCGAGGTGTTCATGATACCGACAGCTTGCGTGAAGTGCTGA
- a CDS encoding protein transport protein SEC61 gamma subunit, putative, which translates to MKLQVPNFLLDPSNPAGYTVRTVTDFINDSTRLVRKCTKPDKKEYTRILRACSIGFFIMGIIGYMVKLMFIPVNNILVGMPS; encoded by the coding sequence ATGAAGCTGCAAGTCCCGAATTTCCTGCTGGATCCCAGCAATCCCGCTGGATACACCGTTCGCACGGTGACGGATTTCATTAACGACAGCACACGTCTCGTGCGCAAGTGCACGAAGCCAGACAAGAAGGAGTATACTCGCATCCTGCGCGCGTGCTCCATCGGATTCTTCATCATGGGAATTATCGGTTACATGGTGAAGCTCATGTTCATCCCGGTGAACAACATCCTGGTTGGTATGCCGTCTTAA